A window from Fundidesulfovibrio magnetotacticus encodes these proteins:
- a CDS encoding 4Fe-4S binding protein, translating into MRRALLTLLAALGFLLPAAHAHRWHGLPEALAWLVPALALFTGREFARRAAQLALLAGSLVLVDTMLHFIMLRSAMGAPWMRLALILSASALVPLAAAWALERPLSPTARAGRESPGDAAPEGPTGASPEEETASREGRSEVAPRAVAASPALAGRSPWPGLAAAALAFAGLAAVQLKAARPMLLAERFVPGAGWLEAALLALYAGFAAEALLRKDGGRARRLLWGVFSAAFFAQLALGLAGFDRFLMSGALHLPVPALIAAGPLYRGEGLFMLALFAGAVLLVGPGWCSHLCYIGAWDSACSQALKRPAEAPRRMRAARAVLAALALGGAWAMGRAGVPAWTAGALAAGFGLAGVGVMLFVSRRLGVMAHCAGWCPMGLAAGLLGRLSPWRLAVAEGCTGCGRCARACRYDALRPEDLARRAPGVSCSLCRDCLERCPHGVLSLTFLGRSRPWTEPAYAALAGALMAVFLGVARL; encoded by the coding sequence ATGCGACGCGCGCTCCTGACGCTCCTGGCGGCCCTGGGCTTCCTGCTCCCGGCGGCCCACGCCCACCGCTGGCACGGCCTGCCCGAGGCCCTGGCCTGGCTGGTCCCGGCGCTTGCCCTGTTCACCGGCAGGGAATTCGCCCGCCGCGCGGCCCAGCTGGCGCTGCTGGCCGGGAGCCTGGTGCTGGTGGACACCATGCTCCATTTCATCATGCTGCGCTCCGCCATGGGCGCGCCCTGGATGCGCCTGGCCCTGATCCTCTCTGCCTCGGCCCTGGTCCCGCTTGCGGCGGCCTGGGCCCTGGAGCGCCCCCTTTCCCCCACGGCGCGGGCCGGGCGGGAGAGCCCGGGAGACGCCGCCCCCGAAGGCCCGACAGGAGCGAGCCCGGAGGAGGAGACGGCAAGTCGCGAGGGCCGCTCCGAGGTGGCCCCGCGCGCGGTCGCGGCCTCGCCCGCCCTGGCCGGGCGCTCCCCCTGGCCGGGCCTCGCCGCCGCCGCGCTGGCCTTCGCGGGGCTGGCCGCAGTGCAGCTCAAGGCCGCGCGGCCCATGCTCCTGGCCGAGCGCTTCGTCCCTGGCGCGGGGTGGCTGGAAGCGGCGCTCCTGGCCCTCTACGCGGGCTTCGCCGCCGAGGCCCTGCTGCGCAAGGACGGCGGCCGGGCGCGCAGGCTGCTCTGGGGCGTCTTCTCCGCGGCCTTCTTCGCCCAGCTGGCCCTGGGCCTGGCCGGGTTCGACCGCTTCCTCATGAGCGGCGCGCTGCACCTGCCCGTGCCCGCGCTCATCGCGGCGGGGCCGCTCTACCGGGGCGAGGGCCTGTTCATGCTCGCGCTCTTCGCCGGGGCGGTGCTTCTTGTGGGGCCGGGCTGGTGCAGCCACCTGTGCTACATCGGGGCCTGGGACAGCGCCTGCTCCCAGGCGCTCAAGCGCCCCGCCGAGGCCCCCCGGCGCATGCGCGCGGCGCGCGCGGTCCTGGCCGCCCTGGCGCTGGGCGGAGCCTGGGCGATGGGACGCGCGGGCGTTCCGGCCTGGACGGCCGGAGCCCTGGCCGCCGGGTTCGGCCTGGCGGGGGTGGGGGTGATGCTCTTCGTCTCGCGCCGCCTGGGCGTGATGGCCCACTGCGCAGGCTGGTGCCCCATGGGTCTGGCGGCCGGACTCCTGGGCAGGCTTTCGCCCTGGCGTCTGGCCGTGGCCGAGGGCTGCACGGGCTGCGGGCGCTGCGCCCGGGCCTGCCGCTACGACGCCCTGCGCCCGGAAGACCTGGCCCGGCGCGCGCCGGGCGTCTCCTGTTCGCTGTGCCGGGACTGCCTGGAGCGCTGCCCGCACGGGGTGCTCTCGCTCACGTTCCTGGGCCGGTCGCGTCCGTGGACGGAGCCCGCCTACGCGGCCCTGGCCGGGGCGCTCATGGCCGTGTTCCTGGGCGTGGCCCGGCTCTAG
- a CDS encoding 4Fe-4S ferredoxin: protein MEELARAMAAWMDDRAHNALEPGSSLPAFDAPLLGCASGADPLFARIRADIGEDFYWSPAQAHAWAFPDDPAEDEELSVIAWVLPQTRDTRQAHRKARELPSAQWSKARHYGEQVNEALRRHVVELLAARGVRACAPALLPQWGRAVSERFGFASTWSERHAAHVCGLGCFGLSDGLITRAGKAVRVGSVVARAAFAPTPRPYERHDEWCLRARGVPCRACMKRCPAGAISEAGHDKGKCKAYIRGVTAPWVASDQLGFPVNSCGFCQTGTPCEAGVPPVKKSR from the coding sequence GTGGAAGAACTCGCACGCGCCATGGCCGCCTGGATGGACGACCGCGCCCACAACGCCCTGGAACCCGGTTCGTCCCTGCCCGCCTTCGACGCGCCCCTGCTGGGCTGCGCCTCGGGCGCGGACCCTCTCTTCGCGCGCATCCGCGCCGACATCGGGGAGGACTTCTACTGGTCACCGGCCCAGGCTCACGCCTGGGCCTTCCCGGACGACCCGGCCGAGGACGAAGAACTCTCCGTGATCGCCTGGGTCCTCCCCCAGACCCGAGACACCCGTCAGGCGCATCGCAAGGCCCGCGAGCTGCCCAGCGCCCAGTGGAGCAAGGCCCGGCATTACGGGGAGCAGGTCAACGAGGCCCTGCGCCGCCACGTGGTGGAGCTTCTGGCCGCGCGCGGCGTGCGGGCCTGCGCCCCGGCGCTGCTGCCCCAGTGGGGGCGGGCCGTGTCGGAGCGCTTCGGCTTTGCGTCCACGTGGTCGGAGCGCCATGCGGCCCACGTCTGCGGCCTGGGGTGCTTCGGGCTCTCCGACGGGCTGATCACCCGGGCGGGCAAGGCCGTGCGGGTGGGCTCCGTGGTGGCGCGCGCGGCGTTCGCGCCCACGCCCCGGCCCTACGAGCGCCACGACGAGTGGTGCCTGCGCGCCCGGGGCGTGCCCTGCCGGGCCTGCATGAAGCGCTGCCCGGCCGGGGCCATCAGCGAAGCCGGGCACGACAAGGGCAAATGCAAGGCCTACATCCGGGGCGTCACGGCCCCGTGGGTGGCCTCGGACCAGCTGGGCTTCCCCGTGAACAGCTGCGGCTTCTGCCAGACCGGCACGCCCTGCGAGGCGGGCGTGCCGCCTGTGAAGAAGTCCCGTTAG
- a CDS encoding Crp/Fnr family transcriptional regulator, with protein MEKKSPSTLSILAKAPLFSGLSPAQLATLENNSAVLRLDKGQVVFFEGAEAKGLYVLLSGQVKIYKSSSEGKEQILHVLGPGEPFAEVPMFQGTRFPANAMAIQPSSVLYLEKSVLTRLMERDAGFAMAMLAALSQRLRQMATMIGQLTLREVPARLAAYLLHQSEGKDSPAFDLDMSKGHLAGFLGATREALSRALARLEDQGYITMRGRNITIEDFERLRELSEGETRLK; from the coding sequence ATGGAGAAAAAATCCCCTTCCACCCTGTCGATCCTGGCCAAGGCGCCGCTGTTTTCCGGTCTTTCCCCGGCGCAGCTCGCCACGCTCGAAAACAACTCCGCCGTGCTCCGGCTGGACAAGGGGCAGGTGGTGTTTTTCGAGGGCGCGGAGGCCAAGGGCCTCTACGTGCTGCTCTCGGGACAGGTGAAGATCTACAAGTCCTCGTCCGAGGGCAAGGAGCAGATCCTCCACGTGCTGGGGCCGGGCGAGCCCTTCGCCGAGGTGCCCATGTTCCAGGGCACGCGTTTCCCGGCCAACGCCATGGCCATCCAGCCCAGTTCGGTGCTCTACCTGGAAAAGAGCGTGCTCACCCGGCTCATGGAGCGCGACGCGGGCTTCGCCATGGCCATGCTGGCGGCCCTCTCCCAGCGCCTGCGCCAGATGGCCACCATGATCGGCCAGCTCACCCTGCGCGAGGTGCCCGCCCGTCTGGCGGCCTACCTGCTGCACCAGTCCGAGGGCAAGGACTCCCCAGCCTTCGATCTGGACATGAGCAAGGGCCACCTGGCCGGGTTCCTGGGGGCCACGCGCGAGGCGCTCTCCCGCGCCCTGGCCCGCCTGGAGGACCAGGGATACATCACCATGCGCGGGCGCAACATCACCATCGAGGACTTCGAGCGCCTGCGCGAACTCTCCGAGGGCGAGACGCGCCTGAAGTAG
- the fliJ gene encoding flagellar export protein FliJ: MTRPFRFTLAQVLDYREQLEDQAKLALAKAQQALQERLEATARLDASLREHLERMAREGASAADFWLGRNYARRLEEELAFSRLEEARLAQDVHQRRLELVERSKERKLLEKLKETQAVRHEREEHRKEQAQFDEMATLRYQPPVV, from the coding sequence ATGACCAGACCCTTCCGTTTCACCCTCGCCCAGGTGCTCGACTACCGCGAACAGCTGGAAGACCAGGCCAAGCTGGCCCTGGCCAAGGCCCAGCAGGCCCTCCAGGAGCGCCTGGAGGCCACGGCCCGCCTGGACGCCTCCCTGCGCGAACACCTGGAGCGCATGGCCCGCGAGGGCGCGAGCGCCGCCGACTTCTGGCTGGGACGCAACTACGCCCGCCGCCTGGAGGAGGAACTTGCCTTCTCCCGCCTGGAGGAGGCGCGGCTGGCCCAGGACGTGCATCAACGCAGGCTCGAGCTGGTGGAGCGCTCCAAGGAACGCAAGCTTCTCGAAAAACTCAAGGAAACACAGGCGGTTCGCCATGAACGTGAAGAGCATCGCAAAGAGCAGGCCCAATTCGACGAAATGGCGACCCTTCGCTACCAGCCCCCGGTTGTCTAA
- a CDS encoding helix-turn-helix domain-containing protein, with protein MNMVEKVKQGIVRLAREHGGPSALAEKSGVGQPNVSKFLSGKAIPRFDTVARILETLGARILFPDDERDTTRPVVFVSARRSGGTSEQTSPPAPENYMAVPLAQGSVAAGPGLVPEDAVRGWVLAMKDQASIRYRTNLVAMEVGRGQESMAPTLHPLDIVLVDRDDFRPEPDGSIFLVREPGPDAEVAVKRVYTSRKEGQTLLTFVSDNPDKRSYPPSVHSLEGDYQGDLRRAIVGRVVWSWSDMTRK; from the coding sequence ATGAACATGGTTGAGAAAGTGAAGCAGGGCATCGTCCGGCTGGCGCGCGAGCACGGCGGACCCTCGGCGCTGGCCGAGAAGTCCGGCGTGGGGCAGCCCAACGTCTCCAAGTTTCTCTCGGGCAAGGCCATCCCGCGCTTCGACACGGTGGCGCGCATCCTGGAGACGCTGGGGGCGCGCATCCTCTTCCCCGACGACGAGCGCGACACCACGCGCCCGGTGGTGTTCGTCTCCGCCCGGCGCTCCGGCGGCACCTCGGAGCAGACGTCTCCGCCCGCGCCCGAGAACTACATGGCCGTGCCCCTGGCCCAGGGGTCGGTGGCCGCCGGACCGGGCCTCGTGCCCGAAGACGCCGTGCGCGGCTGGGTGCTCGCCATGAAGGACCAGGCCTCCATCCGCTACCGCACCAACCTGGTGGCCATGGAGGTGGGGCGCGGGCAGGAGTCCATGGCCCCCACGCTGCACCCCCTGGACATCGTGCTGGTGGACCGCGACGACTTCCGCCCGGAGCCGGACGGCTCCATCTTCCTGGTGCGCGAGCCCGGCCCCGACGCCGAGGTGGCCGTGAAGCGCGTCTACACGAGCCGCAAGGAAGGCCAGACCCTGCTGACGTTCGTCTCCGACAACCCGGACAAGCGCTCCTACCCCCCCTCGGTGCACAGCCTTGAGGGCGACTACCAGGGCGACCTGCGCCGGGCCATCGTGGGCCGGGTGGTCTGGTCCTGGTCGGACATGACGCGCAAATAG
- a CDS encoding YggS family pyridoxal phosphate-dependent enzyme, whose translation MTVSLSPHERLERVRERIAAACARAGRDPASVTLVAVSKTHPAQAVGALARAGQTLFGESYVQEALPKMDALSPLGLSWHFIGKLQKNKVKYVAGRFELIHSVDSLELARVLHEKSSALGVRQGVLVQANLACEAAKSGCRPEDVESLAEAFEELPGLELRGLMLMPPWNEDPEANRGLFARARGLRERLSERLGRELPELSMGMSHDLETAVEEGATLVRVGTDLFGAREG comes from the coding sequence ATGACGGTGAGCCTTTCCCCACACGAACGCCTGGAGCGCGTGCGCGAGCGCATCGCGGCGGCCTGCGCCCGGGCCGGGCGCGACCCCGCGTCGGTCACCCTGGTGGCCGTCTCCAAGACCCATCCGGCCCAGGCCGTGGGGGCCCTGGCCCGGGCCGGGCAGACGCTCTTCGGCGAGTCCTACGTGCAGGAGGCCCTGCCCAAGATGGACGCCCTGTCCCCCCTGGGCCTGAGCTGGCACTTCATCGGCAAGCTTCAGAAGAACAAGGTGAAATACGTCGCCGGGCGCTTCGAGTTGATCCATTCCGTTGACTCCCTTGAGCTGGCCCGCGTATTGCATGAAAAATCGTCGGCGCTGGGCGTGCGCCAGGGGGTGCTCGTGCAGGCCAACCTGGCCTGCGAGGCGGCCAAATCCGGCTGCCGCCCGGAGGACGTGGAGTCCCTGGCCGAGGCCTTCGAGGAGCTGCCGGGCCTGGAACTGCGCGGGCTGATGCTCATGCCCCCCTGGAACGAGGACCCCGAGGCCAACCGGGGCCTGTTCGCCCGGGCGCGAGGGCTGCGGGAGCGCCTTTCGGAGCGACTCGGGCGCGAGCTGCCGGAGCTCTCCATGGGCATGTCCCACGACCTGGAGACCGCCGTGGAGGAAGGGGCCACCCTGGTGCGCGTGGGCACCGACCTCTTCGGGGCGCGCGAAGGCTGA
- the fliN gene encoding flagellar motor switch protein FliN, producing the protein MADDIDQDQLAAEWAAALEETDGSGGADPFEQALAAASSPSGGGGDDALAEQWAAALAGEEETAVKKEREQAQLAAKSREASFKDLTQDARAPRADTGRRDLDFILDIPLDVSAELGRTKLLINELLQLGQGSVIELNKLAGEPLEIYVNGKLVARGEAVVINEKFGVRLTDIISPIERVKQLG; encoded by the coding sequence GTGGCCGACGACATCGATCAAGACCAGCTGGCGGCCGAATGGGCGGCAGCCCTGGAGGAAACCGACGGCTCGGGCGGGGCGGACCCCTTCGAGCAGGCTCTCGCCGCCGCGTCCTCGCCCTCCGGCGGCGGGGGCGACGACGCCCTGGCCGAGCAGTGGGCCGCAGCCCTGGCGGGCGAAGAGGAAACCGCCGTCAAGAAGGAGCGCGAACAGGCCCAGCTGGCCGCCAAGAGCCGGGAGGCCTCGTTCAAGGATTTGACGCAGGACGCCCGCGCCCCCCGCGCCGACACCGGCAGGCGCGACCTGGACTTCATCCTGGACATCCCCCTGGACGTGTCCGCCGAACTGGGGCGCACCAAGCTGCTCATCAACGAGCTGCTCCAGCTGGGCCAGGGCTCCGTCATCGAGCTCAACAAGCTGGCGGGCGAGCCGCTGGAGATCTACGTCAACGGCAAGCTCGTGGCCCGGGGCGAGGCCGTGGTGATCAACGAGAAGTTCGGCGTGCGCCTCACCGACATCATAAGCCCCATCGAACGGGTGAAGCAGCTTGGCTGA
- a CDS encoding MotE family protein, with protein MSKVLLAAAGLAAVKLALLLFMGLSTPGQRQQAQAPVAAPPAQMAAQMATAAAPVQPAPKSALQSAASPPGQAPAASAQAPLAAVRASILEDAPAHAAQQAPAQDKKTPAQPPQGVLTLEQLKTRAEELERREQALKSLESDLNTRMTQLQNLESLLKGMLAEAKSLKDEKLRHLIDVYTNMKAKQAASVLETLDEQIAVKILAGMKGRQAGEILTFVSAKKAAKLSEDLTKLQTGPELPEKP; from the coding sequence TTGTCTAAGGTCCTGCTGGCGGCCGCCGGCCTCGCGGCCGTGAAGCTCGCGCTGCTGCTCTTCATGGGGCTCTCCACGCCGGGCCAGCGCCAGCAGGCCCAGGCCCCGGTTGCCGCGCCACCGGCCCAGATGGCGGCCCAGATGGCGACCGCGGCCGCGCCAGTCCAGCCCGCCCCCAAGTCCGCGCTCCAGTCCGCCGCATCGCCCCCAGGGCAAGCCCCGGCCGCTAGCGCCCAGGCCCCCCTGGCGGCCGTGCGCGCCTCCATCCTGGAGGACGCCCCGGCCCACGCCGCCCAGCAGGCTCCCGCCCAGGACAAGAAGACCCCGGCCCAACCCCCGCAAGGCGTGCTCACCCTGGAGCAGCTCAAAACCCGCGCCGAGGAGCTGGAGCGCCGCGAACAGGCCCTGAAGTCCCTGGAATCGGACCTGAACACCCGCATGACCCAGCTGCAGAACCTCGAGAGCCTGCTCAAGGGCATGCTGGCCGAAGCCAAGTCCCTCAAGGACGAGAAGCTGCGCCACCTCATCGACGTGTACACCAACATGAAGGCCAAGCAGGCCGCCTCGGTGCTGGAGACCCTGGACGAGCAGATCGCCGTCAAAATCCTGGCGGGCATGAAGGGCCGCCAGGCCGGCGAGATCCTGACGTTCGTCTCGGCCAAGAAGGCCGCCAAGCTCTCCGAAGACCTCACCAAGCTCCAGACCGGCCCCGAGCTGCCCGAAAAGCCCTAG
- the fliP gene encoding flagellar type III secretion system pore protein FliP (The bacterial flagellar biogenesis protein FliP forms a type III secretion system (T3SS)-type pore required for flagellar assembly.), whose product MLAALALALPAQGAEPTLTLNLAAGQQQPEKVSMLLEILFTLTVLSVAPSIVLCCTSFTRIIVVFSFLRQAMGTGQMPPNQILASLAIFMTVVIMYPTGKKIYDEALNPYMEERLGFSEAVKRAEAPMRDYLFKHTREKDLSVFYTITKMDQPKTKEDVPTVMLSAAYMISELKTGFTIGFLVYIPFLVLDMVVSSVLLAMGMMMLPPAMVSMPFKLLLFVMVDGWNLMTAALVNSFV is encoded by the coding sequence ATGCTGGCGGCCCTGGCCCTGGCGCTTCCGGCGCAGGGGGCTGAGCCCACCCTCACGCTCAATCTGGCCGCCGGGCAGCAGCAGCCCGAGAAGGTCAGCATGCTGCTGGAGATCCTCTTCACGCTCACGGTGCTCTCCGTGGCGCCTTCCATCGTGCTCTGCTGCACCTCGTTCACGCGCATCATCGTGGTCTTCTCGTTCCTGCGCCAGGCCATGGGCACCGGACAGATGCCCCCCAACCAGATCCTGGCCAGCCTGGCCATCTTCATGACCGTGGTGATCATGTACCCCACCGGCAAGAAGATCTACGACGAAGCCCTGAACCCCTACATGGAGGAACGCCTCGGCTTCTCCGAAGCCGTGAAACGCGCCGAGGCGCCCATGCGCGACTACCTCTTCAAGCACACCCGCGAGAAGGATCTTTCGGTCTTCTACACCATCACCAAGATGGATCAGCCCAAGACCAAGGAGGACGTGCCCACGGTGATGCTCAGCGCCGCCTACATGATCAGCGAGCTCAAGACCGGCTTCACCATAGGCTTTCTGGTGTACATCCCCTTCCTGGTGCTGGACATGGTGGTCTCCAGCGTGCTGCTGGCCATGGGCATGATGATGCTGCCCCCCGCCATGGTCTCCATGCCCTTCAAGCTCCTGCTCTTCGTGATGGTGGACGGCTGGAACCTCATGACCGCCGCGCTCGTCAACAGCTTCGTCTAA
- a CDS encoding flagellar basal body-associated FliL family protein — MAKKVEEESAEGAPKKKKSKLLLIIILVVILAALGGGGYFAYLKFFAPPPAEGTEEQAPADGEKKAEKKDEKKKEEKKEEKKEEKKEEGGKKDEKNKPVTSIANIVTNLADPGGKRYVRLSVEFDFADAHAASEFAEKYQARVKDAVLTLLWSKTSEDLSSVDGMLAFRTELQGRVNQIMGQGKVKQVFITDRVIQ; from the coding sequence ATGGCCAAGAAAGTGGAAGAAGAAAGCGCGGAAGGCGCTCCGAAAAAGAAAAAGAGCAAGCTTCTGCTCATCATCATCCTGGTGGTGATCCTGGCCGCCCTGGGCGGCGGCGGGTATTTCGCCTACCTGAAGTTCTTCGCCCCGCCTCCCGCCGAGGGCACGGAAGAGCAGGCCCCCGCCGACGGCGAGAAGAAGGCCGAGAAGAAGGACGAAAAGAAGAAAGAAGAGAAAAAGGAAGAGAAAAAAGAAGAAAAGAAAGAGGAAGGCGGCAAGAAGGACGAAAAGAACAAGCCCGTCACCTCCATCGCCAACATCGTCACCAACTTGGCCGACCCGGGCGGCAAGCGCTACGTGCGCCTTTCCGTGGAGTTCGACTTCGCGGACGCCCACGCCGCCTCCGAATTCGCGGAAAAGTACCAGGCGCGCGTCAAGGACGCCGTGCTCACGCTGCTCTGGTCCAAGACCAGCGAGGACCTCTCCTCCGTGGACGGCATGCTGGCCTTCCGCACCGAGTTGCAGGGCCGCGTGAACCAGATCATGGGGCAGGGGAAGGTCAAGCAGGTGTTCATCACCGACCGGGTGATCCAGTAG
- the fliM gene encoding flagellar motor switch protein FliM, protein MSKILSQDEVDTLLRGLTGGEIESESEILEDDSGIVPFDLSNQDRIIRGRMPVLEIINDRFARLATNAMANAMRKRVDVNPISIDMSKFGDFMRSLPVPTSINIFKLDPLRGNAILVVDSRLVFALVENFFGGAGSQPKVEGRDFTPIEQAIIAKVVKIALANLEDAWRPVHEVHVELIRSEINPQFAAIVPPSDVVVVVTFEVELENAIGSMIACLPYATIEPIRSKLYASFQSERLEVDHAWISRFKERLMETPVELVVEFGKTQLSGRQLLSLKEGDIILLDTDVEDLLKVEVQGVKKFWGVPGTVKSNKAFQVLREEETHF, encoded by the coding sequence ATGAGCAAGATCCTCAGCCAGGACGAGGTCGATACCTTACTGCGCGGGCTCACGGGCGGCGAAATCGAGTCCGAGTCCGAGATCCTTGAGGACGACTCGGGCATCGTCCCCTTCGATCTCTCCAACCAGGACCGCATCATCCGCGGGCGCATGCCCGTGCTGGAGATCATCAACGACCGCTTCGCGCGGCTGGCCACCAACGCCATGGCCAACGCCATGCGCAAGCGCGTGGACGTGAACCCCATCTCCATCGACATGTCCAAGTTCGGCGACTTCATGCGCAGCCTGCCCGTGCCCACCTCCATCAACATCTTCAAGCTCGACCCCCTGCGCGGCAACGCCATCCTCGTGGTGGACTCGCGCCTGGTGTTCGCCCTGGTGGAGAACTTCTTCGGCGGCGCGGGCAGCCAGCCCAAGGTGGAGGGGCGCGACTTCACCCCCATCGAGCAGGCCATCATCGCCAAGGTGGTCAAGATCGCCCTGGCCAACCTGGAGGACGCCTGGCGGCCCGTGCACGAGGTGCACGTGGAGCTGATACGCTCCGAGATAAACCCCCAGTTCGCGGCCATCGTGCCCCCCTCCGACGTGGTGGTGGTGGTCACCTTCGAGGTGGAGCTGGAGAACGCCATCGGCTCCATGATCGCCTGCCTGCCCTACGCCACCATCGAGCCCATCCGCTCCAAGCTCTACGCCTCCTTCCAGTCCGAGCGCCTGGAAGTGGACCACGCCTGGATCAGCCGCTTCAAGGAGCGGCTCATGGAGACCCCCGTGGAACTGGTGGTGGAATTCGGCAAGACCCAGCTCTCGGGGCGGCAGCTGCTCTCGCTCAAGGAGGGCGACATCATCCTCCTGGACACCGACGTGGAAGACCTGCTCAAGGTGGAAGTGCAGGGCGTGAAAAAATTCTGGGGCGTCCCCGGCACCGTGAAGTCCAACAAGGCCTTCCAGGTGCTGCGGGAGGAAGAAACCCATTTCTAG
- the fliQ gene encoding flagellar biosynthesis protein FliQ produces the protein MTPETVIGFARSAIEITLLLSLPMLAVSLVVGVVLSVLQAATQIQEMTLTFVPKLVAMFIAIILAFPWLMDKMVGFTRDILLNLPKYIQ, from the coding sequence ATGACCCCCGAAACCGTCATCGGCTTCGCCCGCTCGGCCATCGAGATCACCCTGCTGCTCTCGCTGCCCATGCTCGCCGTGAGCCTGGTGGTGGGCGTGGTGCTCTCCGTGCTCCAGGCCGCCACGCAGATCCAGGAAATGACCCTGACCTTCGTCCCCAAACTGGTGGCCATGTTCATCGCCATCATCCTCGCCTTCCCCTGGCTCATGGACAAGATGGTCGGCTTCACCCGGGACATCCTGCTCAACCTGCCAAAATACATCCAATAA
- the fliO gene encoding flagellar biosynthetic protein FliO encodes MADPAATAAQVTAPVAPPPPPTVDLGGAAVQMGVGLLVILVVILLAFWMLRRFGPRLGLGGRSLAHGLRLEGHMTLGPRKNIMVVRFLNKLLVLGVTDQSINLLTEVDTSHEAQEFQDALDQARKGGGPGGPPDAGGPGPGASGAGG; translated from the coding sequence TTGGCTGATCCAGCCGCCACCGCCGCCCAGGTGACCGCGCCCGTGGCCCCCCCGCCCCCACCCACCGTGGACCTGGGCGGCGCGGCCGTGCAGATGGGGGTGGGCCTGCTGGTGATCCTGGTGGTGATCCTGCTGGCCTTCTGGATGCTGCGCCGCTTCGGCCCCCGCCTGGGGCTGGGCGGCAGATCCCTGGCGCACGGCCTGCGCCTGGAAGGGCACATGACCCTGGGACCCCGCAAGAACATTATGGTGGTCCGCTTCTTGAATAAGCTGTTGGTGCTCGGGGTCACGGACCAGAGCATCAATCTGCTCACAGAGGTGGACACGTCCCATGAAGCCCAAGAATTCCAAGACGCCCTGGACCAGGCCCGCAAAGGCGGCGGCCCTGGCGGCCCCCCTGATGCTGGCGGCCCTGGCCCTGGCGCTTCCGGCGCAGGGGGCTGA